From a single Lolium rigidum isolate FL_2022 chromosome 7, APGP_CSIRO_Lrig_0.1, whole genome shotgun sequence genomic region:
- the LOC124669786 gene encoding transcription factor ILR3-like gives MASPEGANWVFDCPLMDDLAAADFTAPPAGGFYWTPPMQPQMHTQAPAVSATPAPNHCAEINSPISVDWDHAKGQPTNKRPRSESGAQPSSKACREKARRDKLNERFLELGAVLDPGKTPKIDKCAILNDAIRAVTELRSEAEKLKDSNESLQEKIKELKAEKNELRDEKQKLKAEKESLEQQIKFMNARQSLVPHLPHPSVIPAAAFAAPQGQVAGQKLMMPVIGYHGFPMWQFMPPSDVDTSDDPKSCPPVA, from the exons ATGGCGTCCCCGGAGGGCGCCAACTGGGTCTTCGACTGCCCGCTCATGGACGACCTTGCTGCCGCCGACTTCACCGCGCCGCCCGCAGGAGGCTTCTACTGGACCCCGCCGATGCAGCCGCAGATGCACACCCAGGCGCCGGCCGTCTCCGCCACCCCGGCTCCCAACCACTG TGCTGAAATCAATAGCCCTATTTCTGTGGACTGGGACCATGCCAAAGGACAGCCAACAAATAAACG TCCTAGGTCAGAATCTGGTGCTCAACCCAGCTCCAAAGCATGCAGGGAGAAAGCGAGAAGGGACAAGCTAAACGAGAG ATTCTTGGAATTGGGTGCTGTCTTGGATCCAGGGAAAACACCTAAAATCGACAAGTGTGCTATATTGAATGATGCTATTCGTGCGGTGACTGAGCTACGTAGTGAAGCAGAGAAGCTGAAGGATTCAAACGAGTCTCTCCAAGAGAAGATCAAAGAGCTGAAG GCTGAGAAGAACGAGCTGCgggatgagaagcaaaagctgaaGGCAGAGAAAGAGAGCCTGGAGCAGCAGATCAAGTTCATGAATGCCCGTCAGAGCCTCGTACCACACCTACCGCACCCTTCGGTTATCCCGGCGGCTGCATTTGCTGCTCCCCAAGGGCAAGTGGCAGGGCAGAAGCTGATGATGCCTGTCATTGGCTACCATGGATTTCCCATGTGGCAATTCATGCCACCTTCTGATGTTGATACCTCCGATGATCCCAAGTCGTGCCCTCCTGTTGCATAA